GTTTAGCAGGAGACAATGTTGGTCTTCTTTTAAGAGGTATTGCATTTGATGAAGTTGAAAGAGGTCAAGTAGTTGCTCAACCAGGTTCAGTTCATCCATACAAAAAATTTGAAGCCCAAGTTTATATTCTTTCAAAAGAAGAAGGTGGAAGACACAAACCATTCTTTACAGGATATAGACCTCAATTTTATATTAGAACAACAGATGTTACAGGAGAAATTAAACTTCCAGAAGGTGTTGAAATGGCAATGCCAGGAGATAATGTAATAATGACAGTTGAACTTATCTACCCTGTAGCCCTTGAAGAAGGATTAAGATTTGCAATAAGAGAGGGTGGAAGAACTGTTGGAGCAGGTGTTGTTTCAAAACTTATTGAGTAGGTGAAATATGAAAGAGACAAAAAGTAGAGTAAGAATAAAATTAAAATCTTTTGATTCAAGAGTTTTAGATATATCAGCAACATTGATTGTGAACACACTAAAGAAACTCGGTGTTGAAGTTTCTGGTCCAATTCCACTTCCTTCAGAAAGAACTCTTTATACATTTTTAAGAGCGCCTAACATTGATAAAGATTCAAGAGAACAACTTGAATTAAGAATACATAAAAGACTTATTGATATTTTAAACCCAACACCAGAATCAACAAAAGCATTAATGGATTTAGATTTACCTGCAGGAGTTGATATTGAAATTAAGTTATAAGGAGAAAATTATGAAAGGTATAATTGCTAAAAAAATTGGAATGACTCAGATTTTTGAAGAAAATAAAGTAATTCCAGTTACAATACTGAAGGCAGGTCCATGCAAAGTAATTCAAAAGAAAACTCTTAATAAAGATGGATATCTTGCAGTTCAACTTGGATTTGAACCAGAAAAAGAGAGAAGATTGAACAAGCCACTTCTTGGACATATGAAAAAGGCTGGTGAATATTTTAAATATTTAAAAGAGATCAGAGATTTTGATAAAGAAGTAGGAGAAATTGTTGAAGTTGATATCTTCAAAAAAGGAGAAAAGGTTAAAGTTACAGGAATTTCAAAAGGTAAAGGATTTCAAGGTGTAATGAGAAGATGGGGAATGGGAGGTGGCTTTGATTCTCATGGTTCGACATCTCATAGAAGAATTGGTGCAATTGGAAACAGATTAACACCTCAGAGAGTTTTTAAGGGTAAAAGAATGCCAGGACACATGGGATTAGATACAGTAACAGTTAGAAATTTAGAGGTTGTTTTTATTGATAAGGATAATAATCTTCTTGGACTTAAAGGTGCAGTACCTGGTCCAAATGGAAGTATTGTTATTGTGAGAGGTGAATAATGAATATACCAGTTTATGATATTGAAGGAAAAGTTATTGAAAGTGAAGAAATGCCAGAGGTTTTCTCTATACCACCTCATTATCACTCTTTATTTTTATCAATTAGATACATAAGAAATGCTTTAAGAAGAGGAACTGCTTCCACAAAAAAGAGAGGTGAAGTAAGAGGTGGTGGTAGAAAACCATGGAGACAAAAGGGAACAGGTAGGGCAAGACAAGGATCAATTCGTTCTCCTCTTTGGAAAGGCGGTGGAATTGTTTTTGGACCAAAACCAAGGAGTTTTAGAATAGAAATTCCTAAAAAAATAAAAAGATTAGGCCTTCTATCATCTATAAGTTCTAAAATCAATGAAAGTAAATTTTTTGTAGTAAGTGGAATCAAATTTGAAAAGCCAAGTACAAAAGAAGCAGTAAAACTTTTAAATAAACTTAATCTTTTAGGTTCTACACTTTTTGTATTCTCTGATGAAAATGGAGAAGTGCTTTTAAGTATGAGAAATATTCCAAAAGTTTTACCAATTCACTATAGATTCTTGAATAGTTATGATATTTTAAAACACGACAACCTTATTTTAACTAAAGAAGCATTGGAAAAAGTGAAAGAGGTGTGGGGAAATGTTTGAAAAAGTTTTAATTAGACCTGTCATTTCTGAGAAAAGTCAAAAATTGATTAATGAGAGAAAGTATGTTTTTCTAGTTAATAAAGATGCAAATAAAGAAATGGTTAAAAAAGCAGTTGAAGAGATGTTTAATGTAAAGGTTGAAGATGTTAACATAGTTAAAAAGTATCCAAAAAAGAGAAGAATTAGGTATCTTTTTACTAAAACTCCAGAAGGTAAAAAAGCAATTGTAACCTTAAAGGAAGGTTACTCAATTGAATTTTTGAAAGGAGTGTAATATGGGAATTATAAAAGTTAAACCAACAAGTCCTGGAAGAAGAAATGCAACATATTTGGATAATAACGATATAACAAAAA
The sequence above is drawn from the Caldisericia bacterium genome and encodes:
- the tuf gene encoding elongation factor Tu (EF-Tu; promotes GTP-dependent binding of aminoacyl-tRNA to the A-site of ribosomes during protein biosynthesis; when the tRNA anticodon matches the mRNA codon, GTP hydrolysis results; the inactive EF-Tu-GDP leaves the ribosome and release of GDP is promoted by elongation factor Ts; many prokaryotes have two copies of the gene encoding EF-Tu), producing LAGDNVGLLLRGIAFDEVERGQVVAQPGSVHPYKKFEAQVYILSKEEGGRHKPFFTGYRPQFYIRTTDVTGEIKLPEGVEMAMPGDNVIMTVELIYPVALEEGLRFAIREGGRTVGAGVVSKLIE
- the rplC gene encoding 50S ribosomal protein L3, with product MKGIIAKKIGMTQIFEENKVIPVTILKAGPCKVIQKKTLNKDGYLAVQLGFEPEKERRLNKPLLGHMKKAGEYFKYLKEIRDFDKEVGEIVEVDIFKKGEKVKVTGISKGKGFQGVMRRWGMGGGFDSHGSTSHRRIGAIGNRLTPQRVFKGKRMPGHMGLDTVTVRNLEVVFIDKDNNLLGLKGAVPGPNGSIVIVRGE
- the rplD gene encoding 50S ribosomal protein L4 yields the protein MMNIPVYDIEGKVIESEEMPEVFSIPPHYHSLFLSIRYIRNALRRGTASTKKRGEVRGGGRKPWRQKGTGRARQGSIRSPLWKGGGIVFGPKPRSFRIEIPKKIKRLGLLSSISSKINESKFFVVSGIKFEKPSTKEAVKLLNKLNLLGSTLFVFSDENGEVLLSMRNIPKVLPIHYRFLNSYDILKHDNLILTKEALEKVKEVWGNV
- the rpsJ gene encoding 30S ribosomal protein S10 → MKETKSRVRIKLKSFDSRVLDISATLIVNTLKKLGVEVSGPIPLPSERTLYTFLRAPNIDKDSREQLELRIHKRLIDILNPTPESTKALMDLDLPAGVDIEIKL
- the rplW gene encoding 50S ribosomal protein L23, which produces MFEKVLIRPVISEKSQKLINERKYVFLVNKDANKEMVKKAVEEMFNVKVEDVNIVKKYPKKRRIRYLFTKTPEGKKAIVTLKEGYSIEFLKGV